Sequence from the Verrucomicrobiota bacterium genome:
TTGAATCTTATCCGTTGCTTCCTTGAACAGGGCGCGCGTTGGGACCCGGGATCTGGTAACCTTAGACATCCCCGCAATGGACTTCTTTCTGGCGGGGCTGACTACTTTGTGGCTGTTGTCAGGCTTCTACTAAAACATGAGCAAGATCCCACACAGATTCGTAAGCTTGTCGACTATGGAGCCGCGAAACAGGTTGCGCTATCGCATTCACCTGACTTAATTTCGGAGGTCAAGGAAGCAGAGCGACGGCGAAAAGGAGATGCTAATGCTTCAGATCTTTCCGATTCCGGATCACGTGTTAGACGAAGGCGGTCGCCCCGACGAAGATATACGAAGCCCAGGAGGTGAAAGGCCGCACGGACGAAAAGCGTAATGCAGGTTGACAGCCGCAATACAGCAATGCAGCATTACAACATGGCAATAGCAGTTCCTATAAGCAAACGAGGCACCGTCACCATCCCCCCGGAGATGCGCAAGCGTCTGGGAGTCGACAGCCTGAAGAATCCGATGCTTCTCGTCGAAGAACGGGACGGCAAACTCTATCTCGAACTGGCGGCGGCAGTGCCTGTGCGCGACATCCCCAAGGCGACTCTCCGTAGTTGGATCAAGGAGGACGAAGCGGAAATGACCGCGTTAAAGAAAGCGGCGAAGAGTAAATAGTGGAGCTCTTTCTAGATACCAGCGTCCTGCTCTCCGCATGTGCTTCTTCCAAAGGCGCGAGCCGCTTCATACTGGAGGAAGGAAAGACCCAGGGTTGGGCACTGGTCAGCGCTCACTATTGCCGAGAGGAAACGAAGCGGAATCTTCACAAGCTGGGTTCTGACGCCGATGCTTATTTCAAGGATCATTTGGACCGAAGAATCGACTGGCGTCTGGATGTCCTGACTTCGGACG
This genomic interval carries:
- a CDS encoding PIN domain-containing protein → MELFLDTSVLLSACASSKGASRFILEEGKTQGWALVSAHYCREETKRNLHKLGSDADAYFKDHLDRRIDWRLDVLTSDDIVIYDKAKDRPVLISALSVKPAALLTLDRADFHERLGTQFYGIAIRTPGEWLMEQREAGLL